One window from the genome of Salvia miltiorrhiza cultivar Shanhuang (shh) chromosome 7, IMPLAD_Smil_shh, whole genome shotgun sequence encodes:
- the LOC130993422 gene encoding pentatricopeptide repeat-containing protein At5g52850, chloroplastic, whose protein sequence is MLRRNIIEETCSRIIYFANKQSLKDGLCIHSPMLKLGVRDNLLLTNNLLSLYVKCCGAQHARHLFDEMPHRDVVSWTSLLSAYVKDGNHREALAFFDFMKSSGENPNEFTFSNVLTSCRALGDFVYATRVHASLIKHGFGSNTILCTSLIDLYSQRGMLRDAVQVFDGVANVDSISWTAMISSFVQAGSWLQAVRCFIRMIDNVVPPNEYTFVKLLVACSCLGIDHVKLIHSQLILWGAPLNLVLKTALVDAYAKCQQMEEASKVLKQTSEQDVQLWTTVICGFTQNMSFLDAVTAFRHMVGNNIVPNGYCYAGILNACSSAQSLLLGRQIHAQVIMAGLENDVSLGNALLDLYAKCSDAVADVKRVFEGIALPNVVSWTTLIAGLAEQGLPNECCLAFLEMRLEGQQPNSFTLWSVLQACGATGSANDTGKVHGFIIKTNADHDIAVVNALVDAYAGLHMAACALRLVKGTSSRNVATYTVLASKLNRIGQHRLTLEIINHMRDDGLRIDGFVISTFLSASTNLGAARSGEQLHGYAIRSGFAGWISVLNGLINLYGKCRCVAEAERAFTEVCQPNTISWNALMHGFALSGCTASALSTLEDMRLAGARPDSVTLMMVLYICGEGGLVDLALDYFHSLRRLYDIKPRLNHYSLLVDLLGRAGRLEEAVGMLNSMPLRPNALIYKRLLHSCRLHRNMLLAEQLARKGLELDPCDLEFYHLLATIYDEGGRSDLGDTMRSLVKEGGGMRKNATRQRPMVEMNLSSSWQQKCIESRIPGMSLTLSNEE, encoded by the coding sequence ATGTTAAGGAGAAACATAATTGAAGAAACTTGTTCGAGAATCATATATTTCGCCAACAAGCAGTCGTTGAAAGATGGACTCTGCATCCACAGCCCCATGCTCAAATTGGGCGTTCGGGATAATCTGCTGCTCACCAACAACCTGCTGTCTTTATACGTCAAATGCTGCGGTGCCCAGCACGCCCGCCACCTGTTCGACGAAATGCCGCACAGAGATGTTGTTTCCTGGACATCGCTATTATCCGCATATGTAAAAGATGGGAACCACCGCGAAGCCCTCGCCTTCTTCGACTTCATGAAGAGTTCCGGTGAAAACCCAAATGAGTTCACGTTTTCGAATGTACTAACATCATGCCGTGCATTGGGGGATTTCGTTTATGCCACTAGAGTTCATGCATCTCTAATAAAGCATGGTTTTGGATCCAATACAATCTTGTGCACTAGTTTGATCGACTTGTATTCGCAGCGGGGTATGTTACGAGATGCAGTTCAAGTGTTTGATGGCGTGGCAAATGTGGATAGCATTTCTTGGACAGCAATGATTTCTTCATTTGTGCAGGCTGGGAGCTGGCTTCAGGCTGTGAGATGTTTCATTCGTATGATAGACAACGTGGTGCCTCCAAACGAGTACACGTTTGTGAAGCTTTTAGTTGCTTGTAGTTGCCTTGGGATTGATCATGTTAAGCTGATTCACTCACAGTTGATATTATGGGGTGCTCCGCTGAATCTGGTCTTGAAAACGGCTCTTGTTGACGCGTATGCGAAGTGCCAACAGATGgaggaagcttcgaaggtcttGAAACAGACATCTGAACAAGATGTTCAGCTGTGGACTACTGTGATTTGTGGCTTTACCCAAAATATGAGCTTCTTGGATGCTGTTACTGCATTTAGACATATGGTGGGGAATAATATTGTTCCCAACGGATACTGTTACGCTGGAATCTTGAATGCTTGCTCTTCGGCTCAATCTCTGCTGCTGGGAAGACAGATACACGCGCAGGTTATCATGGCAGGGTTGGAGAACGACGTTTCTTTGGGGAATGCTCTGTTAGATCTCTATGCAAAGTGTTCCGATGCTGTTGCAGATGTCAAACGTGTGTTCGAGGGGATAGCTTTGCCAAATGTGGTATCTTGGACCACCTTAATTGCTGGTTTGGCTGAACAGGGTCTTCCAAATGAGTGTTGTCTAGCATTTCTCGAGATGCGCCTTGAGGGTCAGCAACCGAATTCCTTCACTCTCTGGAGCGTGCTTCAAGCTTGTGGTGCAACGGGGTCTGCAAATGACACAGGAAAGGTCCATGGATTCATTATCAAGACCAATGCTGATCATGATATAGCTGTTGTGAATGCTCTTGTTGATGCTTATGCAGGGCTGCACATGGCCGCCTGTGCGCTGAGATTAGTGAAGGGGACGAGTAGCAGAAATGTCGCGACATACACTGTACTCGCCTCAAAACTGAATCGGATAGGGCAACATCGACTGACTCTAGAGATCATCAACCACATGCGTGATGATGGTCTACGAATAGATGGGTTTGTCATATCCACTTTCTTATCCGCATCGACCAACTTAGGTGCTGCACGAAGTGGAGAGCAGCTCCACGGCTACGCCATCAGATCTGGATTCGCAGGGTGGATATCAGTTTTAAATGGTTTGATCAACTTGTATGGGAAATGCCGGTGCGTGGCTGAAGCTGAGAGAGCTTTCACTGAGGTATGCCAGCCAAATACCATTTCATGGAACGCGTTGATGCATGGTTTCGCTCTGAGTGGATGTACAGCGTCGGCTCTCTCAACATTGGAAGACATGAGATTAGCAGGAGCCAGGCCTGACTCTGTTACACTGATGATGGTGCTATATATATGCGGTGAGGGTGGTTTGGTAGATTTGGCCTTGGACTACTTCCATTCGCTGAGGCGTTTATACGATATAAAGCCTCGATTAAATCACTACAGCTTGTTGGTTGATCTTCTTGGAAGAGCTGGCCGGTTGGAAGAGGCTGTGGGCATGCTCAACTCCATGCCCTTGAGGCCTAATGCATTGATTTACAAGAGGCTGTTGCATTCCTGCAGATTGCATCGGAACATGCTTCTCGCGGAACAATTGGCGAGGAAAGGCCTTGAGCTCGACCCTTGTGATCTTGAGTTCTATCATCTTCTTGCAACAATATACGATGAAGGCGGGCGGTCTGATTTAGGGGATACGATGCGTAGTCTCGTAAAAGAGGGAGGAGGTATGAGGAAGAATGCTACGAGGCAACGGCCTATGGTTGAAATGAATCTATCAAGCTCATGGCAACAAAAATGTATTGAGTCCAGGATTCCTGGCATGTCTCTGACTCTGAGCAATGAAGAATAA
- the LOC130993432 gene encoding probable NADH dehydrogenase [ubiquinone] 1 alpha subcomplex subunit 5, mitochondrial produces MFLRRVARPLMMMAKVKETTGIVGLDVVPNAREVLIGLYSKTLEEIKAVPEDEGYRKAVESFTRHRLKVCQEEEDWESIENKLGCGQVEELIEEAQDELTLIGRMIEWNPWDVPEDYECEVVENDAPVPKHVPLHRPGPLPEEFYKTLAAIDTGSLKDVLPSSKEETPAVSSGEAPAK; encoded by the exons ATGTTTCTCCGGCGGGTTGCGCGGCCGCTGATGATGATGGCGAAAGTGAAGGAGACGACGGGGATCGTCGGCCTCGACGTCGTACCCAACGCGCGTGAGGTGCTCATCGGGCTCTACTCCAAAACCCTAGAGGAGATCAAAGCGGTGCCGGAAGACGAGGGGTACCGCAAGGCCGTCGAGAGCTTCACGCGCCACCGACTCAAGGTGTGTCAGGAGGAGGAGGATTGGGAATCCATCGAGAACAAGCTCGGATGTGGACAGGTGGAGGAGCTGATTGAAGAAGCTCAAGATGAGCTCACGCTCATTGGTCGCATGATTG AGTGGAACCCATGGGATGTTCCTGAAGATTATGAATGTGAAGTCGTAGAAAATGATGCTCCAGTTCCGAAGCATGTCCCTTTGCATCGACCTGGTCCCCTCCCCGAGGAGTTCTACAAGACGCTGGCAGCTATTGACACTGGATCTTTGAAGGATGTTCTTCCAAGCTCTAAAGAGGAAACTCCTGCAGTTTCATCGGGTGAAGCACCGGCAAAGTAG